A window of the Thalassospira indica genome harbors these coding sequences:
- a CDS encoding DUF3800 domain-containing protein, with protein sequence MGQTEAFIDRAHSAPLAYYIDESGNTGDLTKAGGETYGFEQRMFTLAAVGCELDDAFMERFNVLRTAHRMQSPEVKSRQAYERPQFVSDLLDLLEERGCPIFIEAVDKHYFVIANIIDRIVVPYLGACDVQPRSLWIKGVMADHMAIYGPPELAQAFVACCQSRDYAEVRDFYKQIIRWAETSRLPTEGVADAFVRFTRDSLKDFRKLPKAKAVENALPIPDTSPKGKLLWVLPNLTSFTHVYARINRFLEKQVSGVTLFHDEQLQFGDVLRQNKGVMESFNALNMQLPLKTADFEFSASAELEFVCSHDSIGIQIADVLAGFVSRYIQQAVWGGIEMDANRMAIFNRIVDTGERERGTGMNIVAPESLLRFLGISPRANYI encoded by the coding sequence ATGGGACAGACAGAAGCCTTCATCGACCGTGCCCATTCTGCGCCCTTGGCATACTATATCGATGAAAGCGGAAATACTGGCGACCTGACCAAGGCAGGGGGCGAAACCTATGGCTTTGAGCAGCGTATGTTCACGCTTGCCGCTGTGGGCTGCGAGCTCGACGATGCGTTCATGGAGAGGTTCAATGTCCTCAGGACAGCGCATCGCATGCAATCTCCAGAAGTAAAATCTCGACAAGCCTATGAACGGCCACAATTCGTCTCCGACCTTCTCGATCTGCTCGAGGAGCGCGGTTGCCCGATCTTCATCGAGGCCGTTGACAAACACTATTTCGTTATCGCGAATATCATAGATCGGATCGTCGTTCCCTATCTCGGGGCATGCGACGTCCAGCCGCGCTCGCTATGGATAAAGGGGGTAATGGCGGATCATATGGCGATTTATGGGCCGCCTGAGTTAGCCCAGGCCTTCGTCGCTTGCTGCCAGAGCCGTGACTACGCCGAGGTCCGCGACTTCTACAAGCAGATCATCCGGTGGGCTGAGACAAGCCGGCTTCCAACTGAAGGGGTTGCCGATGCTTTCGTCCGCTTTACCCGTGACAGCCTCAAGGATTTTCGAAAGCTTCCGAAGGCAAAGGCGGTGGAGAATGCACTGCCAATCCCGGACACCTCACCAAAGGGCAAGCTTCTATGGGTCTTGCCAAATCTGACATCCTTCACCCACGTTTATGCCCGGATCAACCGCTTCCTAGAAAAGCAGGTCTCGGGCGTGACGCTCTTCCATGACGAGCAGCTTCAGTTCGGAGACGTCTTGCGCCAGAATAAGGGGGTGATGGAGAGTTTCAACGCTCTAAACATGCAGCTGCCGCTAAAGACGGCGGATTTCGAGTTCTCAGCATCAGCGGAGCTGGAGTTCGTTTGCTCTCACGACAGCATCGGCATTCAGATTGCCGATGTCCTCGCTGGCTTTGTTTCTAGATACATCCAGCAGGCTGTCTGGGGTGGAATAGAGATGGATGCTAACAGAATGGCCATATTTAACAGAATTGTAGATACCGGTGAGCGCGAGCGAGGTACAGGGATGAACATCGTAGCCCCCGAAAGTCTGCTCCGTTTTCTCGGCATTTCGCCACGAGCAAATTATATATAA
- a CDS encoding 3'-5' exonuclease gives MNEIMWAVDVEGSGKSPPEIVELAIAEMKGLTLTGRRKHWRFKPKKGISPMASHIHGIWDEDVVDAPDIEDVADDVLMWLEDKAIVGHNVKVEVDILSQALEGWEPTAAYDTLKIARRLLPAEEKHGLEYLGSKLGLSPRAEKITGGNSHSAPFDAVLSAILLDHMLRDRTEEDQRAILAGADILDSAQGSFL, from the coding sequence TTGAACGAGATAATGTGGGCTGTCGATGTAGAGGGCAGCGGAAAATCTCCCCCTGAGATCGTCGAGTTGGCGATCGCCGAGATGAAGGGGCTGACCCTGACCGGGCGCCGCAAGCATTGGCGCTTCAAGCCGAAGAAGGGCATCTCCCCGATGGCATCCCACATCCATGGCATCTGGGATGAGGACGTGGTCGATGCGCCCGATATCGAGGATGTGGCCGATGACGTCCTAATGTGGCTGGAGGACAAGGCCATCGTCGGTCATAATGTCAAAGTCGAGGTAGACATCCTCAGCCAGGCACTTGAAGGGTGGGAACCCACAGCGGCCTATGACACGTTAAAGATCGCGCGGCGCCTACTCCCCGCAGAGGAGAAGCACGGGCTGGAGTACCTCGGATCCAAGCTGGGCCTGAGCCCACGGGCTGAGAAAATCACCGGCGGGAACAGCCATTCTGCTCCCTTTGATGCGGTGTTGTCAGCTATCCTTCTGGACCACATGCTGCGTGACCGGACAGAGGAAGACCAGCGCGCGATTCTTGCCGGTGCGGACATTCTCGACAGCGCCCAGGGCTCGTTTCTATGA
- a CDS encoding AAA family ATPase, whose amino-acid sequence MRRSPFRIAVAGTHSTGKTTFLTRLKELFEQRGLAVVYVHDSAANAKQKGFPILTDHTFESTAWLIARAIELETEATISADVILVDRPVTDALGYLQAALLHTSRSIAPARLQALERICEAWAPEYDLAFVTVLDPSVELGEGRDGDVLFRVRAAEEVARVVDRFMPDRHLLRYGGADAALALAIAAFDDQHRGV is encoded by the coding sequence ATGAGACGCTCACCATTCCGCATTGCGGTCGCAGGAACGCATTCCACCGGCAAGACGACCTTCCTCACACGGCTGAAGGAGCTGTTTGAGCAGCGCGGGCTTGCCGTGGTCTACGTCCACGACAGCGCGGCCAATGCCAAGCAGAAAGGCTTCCCGATCCTTACGGACCACACCTTTGAAAGCACGGCCTGGCTGATTGCGAGGGCCATCGAGCTGGAAACCGAGGCCACCATCTCGGCAGACGTCATCCTCGTGGACCGTCCTGTGACGGACGCTCTCGGATACCTTCAGGCTGCGCTCCTGCACACCTCCAGGTCGATAGCACCGGCCCGCTTACAGGCACTGGAGAGGATCTGCGAGGCTTGGGCGCCCGAATACGACCTCGCTTTCGTTACGGTACTTGATCCATCCGTCGAACTCGGTGAGGGGCGAGACGGGGATGTGCTTTTTCGCGTGAGGGCCGCCGAGGAGGTGGCCCGAGTGGTCGATAGGTTCATGCCCGACCGCCACCTTCTTCGCTATGGCGGCGCGGACGCAGCGTTGGCGCTCGCCATCGCAGCTTTCGACGACCAACACCGCGGTGTCTGA
- a CDS encoding aldo/keto reductase gives MAREHNDPARIAEDRAIALAGKRRLGLGCMALTGIYGAVDREQAVATITAALDNGVTLFDTAPLYGNGANEKLLGEVLCGLPTTTIVTKFGLYSDAGGSLYRDSRPEAIRQSVEASLRRLKRDRIDLLLQHRSDPDTPDDVVQACIEDLISAGKVGEFGLSSVSADQIAGRPMEHTLSAVQNELSLVTGQKIEEVAATTARGACFMAFSPLGRGFLTGSEPSEPDDLRTSMLAFAQRSTSGHPHRDGSGNEMEFRELVSAPQALAWVLAQGANVVAIPGCRSPSQVSVIFDDLDSLTTVRFPFIQDKIAQNTSD, from the coding sequence ATGGCTCGCGAGCATAATGATCCTGCTAGGATCGCTGAAGACCGGGCGATCGCACTCGCGGGAAAGCGCCGCCTAGGCCTCGGCTGCATGGCGCTGACCGGGATTTATGGAGCCGTTGACCGTGAGCAAGCCGTCGCGACGATCACCGCGGCCCTAGATAACGGTGTCACGCTTTTTGACACAGCACCGCTGTATGGCAACGGCGCGAACGAAAAGTTGTTGGGCGAAGTGCTCTGCGGCCTCCCCACTACGACCATCGTCACCAAGTTCGGCCTCTATTCCGATGCTGGGGGTAGTTTATATCGCGATAGTCGGCCCGAAGCGATCAGGCAGTCTGTCGAGGCCTCATTGAGGCGCCTAAAGCGTGATCGTATCGACCTTCTACTCCAGCATCGTAGCGATCCCGATACGCCGGACGACGTAGTTCAGGCCTGCATCGAGGATCTGATCTCCGCAGGCAAGGTCGGCGAGTTCGGGCTCTCCAGCGTTTCTGCCGATCAAATCGCAGGGCGACCGATGGAACACACCCTTAGCGCTGTGCAAAACGAGCTGTCCTTGGTGACCGGCCAGAAGATCGAGGAAGTCGCTGCCACCACGGCGCGGGGGGCCTGCTTCATGGCCTTCTCCCCATTAGGGAGAGGTTTCCTAACAGGTTCAGAACCTTCAGAGCCAGATGATCTCAGGACATCAATGTTGGCTTTTGCGCAGCGCTCTACAAGCGGGCATCCGCATCGCGATGGTTCTGGTAACGAAATGGAGTTTAGGGAGTTGGTTTCCGCGCCCCAGGCGTTGGCATGGGTTTTGGCTCAGGGTGCCAACGTCGTTGCGATTCCCGGCTGTCGGTCCCCAAGCCAAGTTTCCGTGATTTTTGACGATCTCGATAGCCTTACCACGGTCCGTTTCCCTTTCATCCAAGACAAGATCGCTCAGAATACGTCAGACTGA
- a CDS encoding DUF2493 domain-containing protein — protein MYAHDEFDPDHSTSPTGHVVEELELYGYRPAEGEADPRITPEDNAIQGAVADIFDALISTMADTSLDFDLDEIMWSTVNTFHRAVERIERKLDDNEQAQKRLQREQDGSEVKSVQLETLVGIGQNLIERRDSMETFRDTAADLFLRTTGTPWSPRSGSRVNHRQVTSAMIDSRDFIAAKRRADNEVLLPAGPKIAFSGGDTTDHRLIWARLDQVHAKHPDMVLLHGGSPKGAERIAATWADNRKVAQVAFKPDWTRHAKAAPFKRNDRMLDTMPIGVIVFPGTGIQENLADKARKMGIPVYRLAEGGA, from the coding sequence ATGTATGCCCATGACGAATTCGACCCCGATCACAGCACGTCTCCCACCGGCCATGTCGTCGAAGAGCTCGAACTCTATGGCTACCGTCCCGCCGAGGGCGAGGCCGATCCCCGGATCACGCCCGAGGACAACGCCATCCAGGGCGCAGTTGCCGACATCTTCGATGCTCTGATCTCCACCATGGCCGACACCAGCCTCGATTTCGACCTAGACGAGATCATGTGGTCCACCGTCAACACCTTCCACCGCGCCGTCGAGCGGATCGAACGCAAACTCGACGACAACGAGCAGGCTCAGAAGCGTCTTCAGCGCGAACAGGACGGAAGCGAGGTGAAATCCGTCCAGTTGGAGACCCTGGTCGGCATAGGACAAAACCTGATCGAGCGCCGGGACAGCATGGAGACTTTCCGGGACACTGCCGCCGACCTCTTCCTGCGCACAACCGGCACGCCCTGGTCGCCGCGCTCCGGATCACGGGTCAACCATCGCCAGGTGACCTCGGCCATGATCGACAGCCGTGACTTCATCGCCGCAAAGCGCAGGGCCGACAACGAGGTGCTGCTACCCGCCGGGCCGAAGATCGCCTTCTCGGGCGGCGACACCACCGATCACCGGCTGATCTGGGCCAGGCTCGATCAGGTCCATGCCAAACACCCCGACATGGTGCTCCTGCACGGAGGTTCGCCGAAAGGGGCGGAACGCATCGCGGCCACTTGGGCCGACAACCGCAAGGTCGCGCAGGTCGCTTTCAAGCCCGACTGGACGAGACACGCTAAGGCCGCGCCCTTCAAGCGCAACGACCGGATGCTCGATACCATGCCGATCGGGGTTATCGTCTTCCCCGGAACCGGCATTCAGGAAAACCTCGCCGACAAGGCACGCAAGATGGGCATCCCGGTCTATCGCCTGGCGGAAGGCGGCGCGTGA
- a CDS encoding DUF7146 domain-containing protein, with translation MARLNASELAQRLGRQAEAVCRHYLSNGRKQGNYWQVGDVRNTPGRSMFVRLTGPEAGKGAAGKWTDAQSGEHGDLLDVIGETLGLIDFADIAEEARRFLSLPHFELEPQSRRAQTPPAPSGSSEAARRLWRITQPLIGSLAETYLRGRGITDLRGTANLRFHPTCYWRPEGDAPTEAWPAMIAAVTDLDGKITGAHRTWLQRDGSGKAPLDPPRKAMGDLLGNAVRFGEAEDVMAAGEGIETILSLRQALPIMPTVSALSAGHLAAILFPPHLRRLYIVRDKDPAGDAARDSLVDRAIEAGIEAITLSPMLGDFNDDLVSFGLEALRAQIRVQIAPEDVSRFT, from the coding sequence ATGGCGCGTCTCAACGCTTCCGAACTGGCGCAGCGTCTCGGTCGCCAGGCCGAGGCGGTGTGCCGCCACTATCTCTCGAATGGGCGCAAACAGGGCAATTACTGGCAGGTTGGGGATGTACGGAACACTCCCGGCCGTTCAATGTTCGTCCGTCTGACCGGGCCGGAGGCTGGTAAAGGGGCTGCCGGCAAATGGACCGATGCTCAGAGCGGCGAGCATGGCGATCTGCTCGACGTTATCGGCGAAACCCTTGGCCTCATCGATTTCGCCGATATTGCTGAAGAAGCGCGCCGCTTCCTCAGCCTGCCGCATTTTGAACTGGAGCCTCAGTCCCGCAGGGCTCAAACACCGCCAGCACCATCGGGATCGTCCGAGGCGGCCCGTCGCCTTTGGCGCATAACGCAGCCTTTGATCGGCAGCCTCGCGGAGACGTATTTACGCGGACGCGGCATTACGGATTTACGCGGAACCGCGAACCTGCGGTTCCATCCGACCTGCTACTGGCGACCCGAGGGCGATGCGCCGACAGAGGCATGGCCCGCCATGATTGCCGCGGTGACCGACCTCGATGGCAAGATCACCGGCGCGCATCGCACCTGGCTCCAACGTGACGGCTCTGGCAAGGCGCCTCTTGATCCGCCGAGAAAGGCAATGGGAGACCTGCTCGGAAACGCCGTCCGGTTTGGCGAGGCGGAGGATGTCATGGCGGCAGGCGAGGGGATCGAAACCATCCTCTCGCTGCGGCAGGCATTGCCGATCATGCCGACGGTCTCCGCACTCTCGGCCGGACATCTCGCTGCTATCCTGTTCCCGCCGCATCTGCGCAGGCTCTATATCGTCCGCGACAAGGATCCGGCAGGTGACGCCGCGCGGGACAGCCTGGTGGACCGGGCCATCGAGGCCGGGATCGAGGCCATCACGCTCTCGCCCATGCTGGGAGATTTCAACGACGATCTCGTCAGCTTCGGCCTGGAGGCGCTTCGGGCGCAGATCCGGGTGCAGATTGCCCCTGAGGACGTCAGCCGTTTCACATAG
- a CDS encoding strawberry notch family protein, translated as MNMVFPVADPVTPLAAAPAILAAANHLLPHLERGQRVDAVTLRGAMETAFSASDATGAWDWKLAYEAGEVATVLFLRKYGKALFRKAASPAARISVLAKIAALLPTQTRRSEESQSFQQFSTPIPLGLAALTAAAITPDDRVMEPSAGTGLMAILAQTAGGSLILNELAEIRADLLSSLFPACPVTRCDAAQIDNHLAPEAVPSVVLMNPPFSVMANVEGRMADAALRHVASALARLAPGGRLVTITGAGFGPEAPAWRDAFIRLQARGRVVFSAAVDGAVYAKHGTTIDTRLTVIDKLPAEYPASFPTSPGIAPDVATLIGWIEALVPQRLPVSLPKIVFPASTAAPKTVRGYLARATAARPVAAPAKDPEGVELAYETVDWTPPEGARLSDAIYEEYALQSLRIAGAQPHPTKLVQSAAMASVAPPKPSYRPMLPADICARLSNAQLETVIYAGEAHADHLAGAWTVDEHFDNVSAAPEDAAGSIRFRRGFMLGDGTGAGKGRQSAAIILDNWLRGRRKAIWISKSDKLIEDAQRDWSALGMERLLVTPLSRFPQGKPITLSEGILFTTYATLRSDDRGEKVSRVKQIVEWLGSDFDGAIIFDESHSMQNAGGGKGERGDVAASQQGSAGLRLQHALPDARVVYVSATGATTVHNLAYAQRLGLWGGEDFPFQTRAEFVEAIEAGGVAAMEVLARDLRSLGLYTARSLSYDGVEYELIEHQLTDEQRRIYDAYAGAFAVIHNNLDAAMEAANITGSEGTLNRQAKSAARSAFESTKQRFFGHLLTSMKTPTLIRSIEADLEAGHAAVIQIVSTGEALMERRLSEIPTEEWSDISVDVTPREYVGSYLQHSFPVQLYEPFTDGEGNLSSRPVFRDGQPVESREAVARRDEMLEQLGSLPAVPGALDQIVQRFGTDMVAEVTGRSRRIVRKGDGASARLAVENRAPSANLAETSAFMDDQKRILVFSDAGGTGRSYHAELSAKNQRLRVHYLLEPGWKADAAIQGLGRTNRTNQAQPPLFRPIATDVKAEKRFLSTIARRLDTLGAITRGQRQTGGQGLFRPEDNLESAYARDALRQLYLLIVRGKVEGCSLERFESATGLKLMDSNGVKDELPPITTFLNRLLALTIELQGILFSAFEQLLQARIDGAIASGTYDMGLETLKAESFIVTDRQVIHTHPGTGAETRLLTLTERKRNQPVTLNAALAELDDPRARLLINERSGRAAVQIPTTSVMLDDGEIERRVRLIRPMEAVSIPMRTMDETHWGEADQASFATAWNAELAEVPEFTDSILHMVTGLLLPIWKRLPQDSSRVYRLQTDEGERIIGRRVSPAWATNASTSGVTSSLTPDAAYAALIEGRTILDLTEGLQLRRVRVMGANRIELTGFTDTMRDRLRTYGLFSEIISWKLRFFVPVGALGPEIIGKLLDRFPVERISERVAA; from the coding sequence ATGAACATGGTTTTCCCCGTGGCCGATCCGGTCACGCCGCTGGCGGCTGCGCCAGCGATCCTGGCTGCGGCCAATCATCTGCTCCCCCATCTCGAACGCGGTCAGCGCGTCGATGCCGTGACATTGCGCGGTGCGATGGAAACGGCTTTCAGCGCGTCGGACGCTACCGGCGCCTGGGACTGGAAGCTCGCCTATGAGGCCGGTGAGGTCGCTACCGTCCTTTTCTTACGCAAATACGGAAAGGCGCTTTTCCGTAAAGCCGCGTCTCCGGCTGCACGGATTTCCGTGTTGGCAAAGATCGCGGCGCTGTTGCCCACGCAGACCCGGCGTTCCGAGGAAAGCCAGAGCTTCCAGCAGTTTTCGACGCCGATCCCGCTCGGCCTTGCCGCTCTGACGGCTGCCGCCATCACGCCTGATGATAGGGTGATGGAGCCCTCGGCTGGCACCGGCCTGATGGCGATCCTGGCACAGACTGCCGGCGGTTCGCTGATCCTCAATGAACTCGCCGAGATCCGCGCCGATCTTCTCTCGTCCCTCTTTCCGGCCTGTCCCGTCACCCGATGCGACGCCGCCCAGATCGACAATCATCTGGCACCGGAGGCCGTGCCGTCGGTGGTGCTGATGAACCCGCCATTCTCGGTAATGGCCAATGTCGAGGGACGGATGGCGGATGCTGCGCTTCGCCATGTCGCCTCGGCGCTGGCCCGTCTTGCTCCGGGCGGTCGGCTGGTGACGATCACCGGCGCTGGCTTTGGCCCCGAAGCTCCGGCATGGCGGGACGCGTTCATCCGCTTGCAGGCCCGTGGTCGCGTGGTGTTCAGCGCCGCCGTCGATGGCGCGGTCTATGCAAAGCACGGCACCACGATCGACACGCGGCTGACCGTGATCGACAAATTACCCGCCGAATATCCGGCGAGTTTTCCGACCTCACCGGGAATCGCCCCCGATGTAGCCACGCTGATCGGATGGATCGAGGCGCTGGTCCCGCAGCGCCTGCCGGTATCACTACCGAAGATCGTCTTTCCCGCTTCGACCGCCGCGCCGAAAACCGTGCGGGGCTATCTGGCCCGCGCGACTGCTGCTCGGCCTGTCGCTGCTCCCGCCAAAGATCCCGAGGGCGTCGAACTCGCCTATGAGACCGTGGACTGGACGCCACCCGAAGGCGCTCGCCTGTCCGACGCGATCTATGAGGAATATGCGCTGCAATCGCTGCGCATTGCTGGCGCGCAGCCGCATCCGACCAAACTGGTGCAATCCGCCGCCATGGCCTCGGTCGCACCGCCGAAGCCCTCCTACCGGCCCATGCTGCCCGCTGACATCTGCGCGCGTCTGTCGAACGCCCAGCTTGAAACGGTGATCTATGCCGGTGAAGCCCATGCCGATCATCTCGCCGGCGCATGGACCGTGGACGAGCATTTCGACAATGTGAGCGCTGCGCCCGAGGATGCTGCGGGATCAATCCGCTTTCGCCGGGGCTTCATGCTCGGTGATGGAACCGGCGCTGGCAAGGGACGCCAGTCCGCCGCCATCATTCTCGACAACTGGCTGCGCGGTCGGCGCAAGGCGATCTGGATCTCCAAATCCGATAAGCTGATCGAGGACGCGCAGCGCGACTGGTCGGCGCTCGGCATGGAACGGCTGCTTGTCACGCCTCTGTCACGCTTCCCGCAAGGCAAGCCAATCACGTTGTCGGAAGGCATCCTTTTTACCACCTATGCCACGCTACGCTCCGACGACCGGGGCGAGAAGGTTTCGCGCGTCAAGCAGATCGTCGAATGGTTGGGGTCCGATTTCGATGGAGCCATCATATTCGACGAGAGCCATTCCATGCAGAATGCCGGTGGCGGAAAAGGAGAACGCGGTGATGTCGCCGCCTCGCAGCAAGGAAGTGCGGGCCTGCGGCTTCAGCACGCGCTGCCCGACGCCCGCGTGGTTTATGTCTCGGCGACCGGCGCCACCACAGTTCACAATCTCGCCTATGCGCAGCGCCTTGGCCTCTGGGGCGGTGAGGATTTTCCGTTCCAGACCCGCGCCGAGTTCGTTGAGGCGATCGAAGCCGGTGGCGTTGCGGCCATGGAAGTGCTGGCCCGCGATCTGCGATCCCTCGGCCTCTATACCGCCCGCTCGCTCTCCTATGATGGCGTTGAATATGAACTGATCGAGCATCAGCTCACGGATGAACAGCGCCGCATCTATGATGCCTACGCCGGGGCTTTCGCCGTCATTCACAACAATCTGGACGCGGCAATGGAAGCCGCCAACATCACCGGCAGCGAGGGAACGCTGAACCGGCAGGCCAAATCCGCCGCCCGTTCGGCCTTTGAGAGCACCAAACAGCGCTTCTTCGGCCATCTGCTGACTTCCATGAAAACCCCGACCCTGATCCGGTCCATCGAGGCCGATCTGGAAGCGGGCCATGCCGCCGTCATCCAGATCGTCTCGACCGGCGAAGCCCTGATGGAACGGCGGCTTTCCGAGATCCCGACCGAGGAATGGAGCGATATTTCCGTCGATGTCACCCCGAGGGAATATGTTGGCTCGTATTTGCAGCATTCCTTCCCGGTACAGCTCTATGAGCCGTTTACCGATGGCGAGGGGAACCTCTCGTCACGCCCCGTCTTCCGCGATGGTCAGCCGGTCGAAAGCCGCGAAGCCGTAGCGCGGCGCGACGAGATGCTGGAGCAGCTGGGTTCGCTTCCCGCCGTGCCGGGGGCGCTCGATCAGATTGTCCAGCGCTTCGGCACGGATATGGTGGCGGAGGTCACGGGCCGCTCGCGCCGGATCGTGCGCAAGGGCGACGGGGCATCGGCGCGTTTGGCGGTCGAGAACCGTGCACCTTCTGCCAATCTTGCCGAGACCTCGGCCTTCATGGATGACCAGAAGCGCATCCTCGTGTTCTCGGATGCGGGTGGCACGGGGCGCAGCTATCACGCCGAACTCTCGGCGAAAAACCAGCGGCTGCGCGTGCATTACCTCCTGGAGCCGGGCTGGAAGGCAGATGCCGCCATTCAGGGGCTGGGCCGCACCAACCGCACCAATCAGGCTCAGCCGCCGCTGTTCAGACCCATCGCCACGGACGTCAAGGCCGAGAAGCGCTTTCTCTCTACCATCGCCCGCCGCCTCGACACGCTGGGCGCGATCACCCGCGGCCAGCGCCAGACCGGCGGTCAGGGGCTGTTCCGGCCCGAGGACAATCTGGAATCCGCCTATGCCCGCGATGCGTTGCGCCAGCTCTATCTGCTGATTGTGCGCGGTAAGGTCGAGGGATGCTCGCTGGAACGGTTTGAATCCGCCACCGGCCTGAAGCTGATGGACAGCAATGGTGTGAAGGACGAACTACCGCCGATCACCACCTTCCTCAATCGCCTGCTGGCGCTGACCATCGAATTGCAGGGCATCCTGTTCTCGGCCTTCGAACAGCTCCTGCAGGCGCGGATCGACGGGGCGATTGCATCCGGCACCTATGACATGGGACTGGAAACGCTGAAGGCGGAAAGCTTCATCGTCACCGACCGGCAGGTGATCCACACCCATCCGGGCACCGGCGCGGAAACGCGGCTCCTGACGCTCACCGAGCGCAAGCGCAATCAGCCGGTCACGCTCAATGCAGCCCTGGCGGAACTGGATGATCCCCGCGCAAGATTGCTCATCAACGAGCGATCCGGTCGCGCCGCCGTGCAGATCCCCACCACCAGCGTCATGCTGGATGATGGCGAGATCGAGCGCCGTGTGCGGTTGATCCGGCCGATGGAAGCGGTGAGCATCCCCATGCGGACAATGGATGAGACCCATTGGGGCGAGGCGGACCAGGCTTCCTTCGCCACGGCCTGGAACGCGGAACTGGCAGAGGTGCCGGAGTTCACCGACAGCATCCTGCATATGGTGACTGGGCTTCTGCTGCCGATCTGGAAGCGCCTGCCGCAGGACTCCTCCCGGGTCTATCGGCTCCAGACCGACGAGGGCGAACGCATCATCGGTCGCCGGGTCTCGCCGGCATGGGCTACCAATGCTTCGACCAGTGGCGTCACCAGCAGCCTGACGCCGGATGCCGCTTATGCCGCGTTGATCGAAGGCCGCACGATCCTTGATCTCACCGAGGGGCTGCAACTGCGACGCGTCCGGGTCATGGGCGCCAACCGGATCGAGCTCACCGGCTTCACCGATACCATGCGCGATCGGCTGCGAACCTATGGTCTCTTCAGCGAGATCATCTCCTGGAAGCTACGATTCTTCGTGCCGGTGGGCGCATTGGGGCCGGAGATCATCGGCAAACTGCTCGACCGCTTCCCCGTCGAGCGCATCTCCGAGCGGGTGGCTGCGTGA
- a CDS encoding AAA family ATPase, with amino-acid sequence MSNAKQILAMLRSQAEGDEEQFFSIALQVAAGEARQGHRATAEDIRAAVDAARSQRGTRASVPIAFSRPRGDLDSLLDLRDPQIHLADVVLNADVKGHLEAVVLQQQRRDWLREHGKTPSRRLLFAGPPGSGKTMTAEALAGELHLPLFVIRLETLITRFMGETAAKLRLVFDEAQKRRGVYLFDEFDAVGSDRLATNDVAEMRRVLNSFLQFMEEPSATDSVLVAATNHPSLLDRALLRRFDEVLQFEMPSADEVRAIIKAHLSPMKYPKINWKTIVAAATCLSQAEIVHAAEETVKAAILSERNQISTADLTRELRKRQAMRTVFSEEQGHIG; translated from the coding sequence GTGTCAAATGCGAAACAGATACTGGCGATGCTCAGAAGCCAGGCGGAAGGCGATGAAGAACAGTTCTTCTCCATCGCGCTTCAGGTTGCGGCTGGCGAGGCGCGCCAAGGACACCGTGCGACCGCAGAGGATATCCGTGCGGCAGTGGATGCCGCACGTTCACAGCGCGGCACGCGGGCGTCTGTCCCGATCGCCTTTTCTCGACCCCGTGGAGACCTCGACAGCCTTCTCGATCTGCGGGACCCGCAGATCCATCTTGCCGATGTGGTGCTGAATGCAGACGTGAAAGGTCATCTCGAAGCGGTTGTGCTTCAGCAACAGCGTCGGGATTGGCTCCGGGAACATGGGAAGACACCGAGCCGCCGCCTCCTCTTTGCCGGACCTCCGGGATCGGGGAAGACGATGACCGCCGAGGCGCTCGCGGGCGAACTCCATCTTCCTCTGTTCGTGATCCGCCTAGAAACCCTGATTACGCGCTTTATGGGGGAAACGGCCGCCAAACTGCGTCTGGTTTTCGACGAAGCGCAGAAGCGCAGAGGTGTTTATCTCTTTGATGAATTCGATGCCGTGGGCAGCGACAGGTTGGCGACGAATGATGTCGCGGAAATGCGGCGGGTACTGAACAGCTTCCTGCAGTTCATGGAAGAGCCTTCTGCGACCGACAGTGTTCTGGTGGCTGCCACGAACCACCCCTCTCTTCTCGACCGCGCGTTACTACGGCGCTTCGATGAAGTTCTGCAGTTCGAGATGCCATCAGCAGATGAAGTGCGCGCCATTATCAAGGCCCATCTGTCGCCGATGAAATATCCCAAGATCAATTGGAAAACCATTGTTGCCGCGGCCACCTGCCTCAGTCAGGCGGAGATTGTCCATGCAGCAGAAGAGACCGTGAAAGCGGCAATCCTTTCAGAACGAAATCAGATTTCCACCGCCGATCTGACGCGCGAACTTCGCAAACGCCAGGCCATGAGAACGGTGTTCTCTGAAGAACAGGGACACATTGGCTGA